In the Candidatus Mycosynbacter amalyticus genome, one interval contains:
- a CDS encoding phage tail tip lysozyme: MFSIAVVGVVSLPAQAATEAETGVYPFDYATNQVLYYEPCGPPSKSPTALGNVYVLGDDITNAAKASITSSLKNSGYTSVEVNGIGGQTVADAPAKLDAAKDKLKDVQAIIIQLGTYGGADEGSIGKVADKLKELSPKASYYWVDTYASNNPVPYAGAAGFAKTNLAIRDTASEKGYKLMSWAQAVDTSLDPTDQAQMAKTADPKDMINETATPGTPVIPSASGMTRLGNLMASSTTNLSSSTQQGVSGNAGTSGTATNPAQADVTKNEPSIEQKIAKTFIVGFDVGGGPAQPLAMIDKYKLGGLFMTGQGAGTVFNKQFFDQAREKSLGSFIATADEEGGVVDRYDIGTPAAADLGNAPNDEVTAAGEQIGKALSENGVYVDLAPVVDLGARDPGNHLNGGRAFGTDAARTKAKARAFTEGLNKGGITGVYKHFPGIGSVSGNSDQAAVSTTYDPNGPAASVFKDLPTGTVVMLSNAYISNQGNIPAPNNKTLIDSLKTDLNYQDVVMTDDLTALTHYNGKSLEQTIVDSFNSGVDTPLFKFTDEGQLGRIISAVKQGVPADRINDAYNKALELANRKGFFEDSKSNSCCPDSGGGSLAGNNNAAKAFNYLVGKKLTPEQAAGVVGNMILESGVAPQRLQSTPLATKTPADQAEGNSNGWGIVQWTPAGKMITPTKKSGKNANQLATQLDFLWAQLTDPKSPSPETGAGEDLKKQTSSDGATQSFHDKYERSAHSESVPQRQTYAKAVLEASKGKPLPKEIEASISTDDGGGSPSTTTTSSSSDATADCSQGASTGEYKDPFRDLTQSEDVSKRVDGGIDQGNSTDKGKPVYAIGPAKITGVWPDTGSSGWPGVPGSYIKYEFTAGSLKGKSVYITEDCIPRVKEGDTVDANKEICTYTYADSWLELGFAEGGGKQSGSGYVSWSDYNAGGGGSYASSSGLYMDKFIKKLGGKGGQIQGPTSTKPVPADWPKF, from the coding sequence ATGTTCTCAATTGCTGTCGTGGGTGTCGTGTCATTACCAGCCCAAGCAGCAACCGAAGCCGAAACAGGCGTATATCCGTTTGACTACGCCACAAACCAGGTTCTCTACTATGAACCATGTGGACCACCTAGTAAATCTCCGACGGCGCTTGGCAATGTATATGTACTAGGCGACGACATTACTAACGCCGCCAAAGCTTCGATCACCAGCAGTCTCAAAAACAGTGGATATACAAGCGTCGAGGTGAACGGGATCGGCGGACAAACTGTCGCCGATGCACCAGCCAAACTTGATGCAGCAAAGGATAAACTCAAAGATGTGCAAGCTATTATCATCCAGCTTGGTACCTATGGTGGTGCGGATGAGGGATCCATCGGTAAAGTTGCCGATAAGCTCAAGGAGCTTAGCCCCAAAGCAAGTTATTACTGGGTAGATACTTACGCATCCAACAACCCTGTACCTTATGCGGGTGCCGCTGGATTCGCCAAAACTAATCTTGCAATCAGAGATACTGCATCTGAAAAGGGTTATAAATTAATGTCTTGGGCACAGGCGGTCGACACTTCACTCGACCCAACAGACCAGGCGCAGATGGCCAAAACCGCTGACCCTAAGGACATGATTAACGAGACTGCCACTCCAGGTACTCCTGTGATTCCATCTGCCTCTGGTATGACACGTCTCGGCAACTTGATGGCAAGTTCTACCACCAACCTTTCCTCATCGACACAACAGGGTGTCTCTGGAAATGCTGGAACCTCCGGAACAGCAACCAACCCAGCCCAAGCTGATGTGACAAAAAATGAGCCGTCTATTGAGCAGAAAATAGCCAAGACATTCATAGTCGGCTTCGACGTAGGTGGCGGTCCAGCGCAACCGCTCGCAATGATAGATAAGTACAAGCTCGGCGGGCTCTTTATGACTGGGCAAGGTGCCGGAACCGTGTTTAATAAACAGTTCTTCGATCAAGCAAGGGAGAAATCGCTCGGTTCGTTTATCGCCACGGCAGATGAAGAGGGTGGCGTAGTTGATCGGTATGATATCGGCACACCTGCCGCTGCCGACCTAGGCAACGCCCCCAATGATGAAGTGACCGCTGCAGGTGAACAGATCGGCAAGGCCTTGAGTGAGAATGGGGTCTATGTCGATCTTGCTCCGGTAGTTGACCTAGGTGCACGAGACCCGGGCAATCATCTCAACGGAGGACGTGCATTTGGAACCGATGCAGCACGCACAAAAGCCAAGGCGCGCGCATTCACAGAGGGTCTTAACAAGGGTGGTATCACTGGTGTATATAAACATTTCCCAGGAATTGGTAGCGTATCAGGTAATAGCGACCAGGCTGCCGTATCCACCACATACGACCCAAACGGTCCTGCAGCGTCGGTATTTAAGGATCTTCCGACTGGTACTGTTGTCATGCTTTCAAATGCATACATCTCAAACCAGGGTAATATCCCAGCGCCAAACAACAAGACACTGATTGACTCACTCAAGACTGATCTCAATTACCAAGATGTTGTCATGACAGATGATCTAACTGCCCTTACGCACTACAACGGCAAATCCCTAGAGCAGACAATCGTCGACAGCTTTAATAGCGGTGTCGATACACCATTATTCAAATTTACTGACGAAGGACAGCTTGGAAGAATTATCAGTGCAGTCAAACAAGGTGTGCCAGCCGATCGTATCAATGATGCTTATAATAAGGCACTTGAGCTTGCAAATCGCAAAGGGTTTTTTGAGGACTCAAAAAGTAACAGCTGCTGTCCAGATTCGGGCGGCGGCAGCTTGGCGGGCAATAATAATGCCGCTAAAGCCTTTAATTATCTAGTGGGTAAGAAGCTCACTCCTGAACAAGCTGCCGGTGTAGTGGGCAATATGATTCTCGAGTCGGGTGTAGCCCCTCAACGCCTGCAGAGTACCCCCCTTGCGACAAAAACTCCGGCAGACCAAGCAGAGGGCAATTCAAATGGGTGGGGTATTGTCCAGTGGACACCTGCTGGCAAGATGATTACCCCTACAAAAAAATCAGGTAAAAACGCCAATCAGCTCGCCACCCAGCTGGATTTCCTATGGGCACAATTAACAGATCCTAAATCACCATCACCAGAAACAGGGGCGGGTGAAGATTTAAAGAAACAAACATCTTCTGATGGCGCCACACAGTCATTCCACGATAAATACGAGCGTTCAGCCCACAGCGAAAGTGTCCCTCAACGCCAAACATATGCGAAAGCAGTTCTAGAGGCATCAAAGGGTAAACCGTTACCAAAAGAGATTGAGGCAAGTATCTCAACAGATGACGGGGGAGGAAGTCCATCGACCACAACTACAAGTTCATCATCGGATGCAACTGCCGACTGTAGCCAGGGGGCAAGCACTGGTGAATACAAAGATCCATTCCGCGACCTTACGCAGTCGGAAGATGTTTCTAAACGTGTTGACGGAGGTATCGATCAGGGCAACAGCACCGATAAGGGTAAACCCGTCTATGCAATTGGCCCTGCAAAAATTACGGGTGTCTGGCCAGATACCGGCTCTTCCGGTTGGCCTGGTGTACCTGGCTCTTACATCAAATATGAATTTACGGCCGGATCGCTGAAAGGTAAGTCTGTCTATATCACGGAGGATTGTATCCCAAGAGTGAAAGAAGGTGATACAGTCGATGCCAACAAGGAAATCTGCACCTACACATACGCCGATTCTTGGCTCGAACTTGGATTTGCGGAAGGCGGCGGCAAACAAAGTGGGTCTGGATATGTGAGTTGGTCGGATTACAATGCAGGCGGAGGTGGTAGCTACGCGTCAAGCTCAGGTTTATATATGGATAAGTTCATCAAAAAGCTTGGCGGCAAGGGTGGTCAAATTCAAGGACCAACCAGTACTAAGCCAGTGCCGGCAGATTGGCCGAAATTCTAG
- a CDS encoding VirB4-like conjugal transfer ATPase, CD1110 family, which yields MAKKKDAVDIAAEQRAREQAEVEQAFLKGVNTLRDLIAPSSLEFHADHFRLGTKYGRTLYIYGYPRQIYTGWLSSIINMDEVLDVSMFLYPVDTQIVMQNLRKKVTQLEASMSINQEKGKTRDPGLEAALQDAEELRDELQVGSEKFFRYGLYITLYANSMDDLTFVQNKVETLFGQQLVFSKVASSQQEQGLNSTVPQLMDQLQIRRNMNTGAISTSFPFTSADLTQEKGILYGINMHNNGLVIFDRFTLENANMVVFAKSGAGKSFTVKLEAVRSMMTGADVLIIDPENEYQRLSDAVGGSYIRLSLNSDVRINPFDLPKVIDTDEADDALRANLVTLHGLLRLMLGGATATNTNVTLSPEEEADLDQALIDTYARLGITSDPLTHNSMPPTMADLYDTLLHMGGSGPKLAQRLRKYTSGTFAGIFSQQSNIEINNAMVVFNIRDLEDELRPVAMYIVLSHIWNITRSQRKKRMLIVDEAWQLMKYEDSANFLFSLAKRARKYYLGITTITQDVEDFMGSKMGRAIVANSSMQLLLKQSASAVDVLSNVFKLTEEEMKRLSNFPVGQGLFFAGQNHVHIQVIASQTETQLVSTNPVEQLKQQQQQQQPGQTQ from the coding sequence ATGGCAAAGAAAAAAGACGCAGTTGATATAGCTGCCGAACAACGTGCGCGCGAGCAAGCTGAGGTCGAGCAGGCGTTTCTCAAAGGCGTCAATACACTGCGCGATCTCATTGCACCAAGCAGTCTGGAGTTCCACGCCGACCACTTCCGTCTTGGTACCAAATACGGCCGCACACTCTATATATATGGATATCCCCGCCAGATCTACACCGGTTGGCTCAGTAGCATCATCAACATGGATGAAGTGCTCGATGTTAGTATGTTCCTCTATCCAGTTGATACGCAGATCGTCATGCAAAACCTGCGCAAAAAAGTAACTCAACTTGAAGCGAGCATGTCTATCAACCAAGAAAAGGGCAAGACGCGAGACCCTGGCCTCGAAGCAGCTCTGCAAGATGCTGAAGAACTACGTGATGAACTCCAAGTGGGAAGTGAGAAATTTTTCCGTTACGGCCTCTATATAACTCTCTATGCCAACAGTATGGATGATCTCACTTTTGTACAGAACAAGGTAGAAACACTTTTTGGTCAGCAATTGGTGTTTAGTAAAGTAGCAAGTAGTCAGCAGGAGCAGGGGCTCAACAGTACCGTTCCGCAGCTCATGGACCAGCTACAAATTCGCCGAAATATGAATACAGGTGCGATCTCAACGTCATTCCCGTTCACTTCGGCCGACCTCACGCAGGAAAAAGGCATTCTCTACGGTATCAACATGCATAACAACGGCCTTGTGATTTTTGACCGTTTTACACTCGAAAATGCAAACATGGTAGTCTTCGCAAAGTCTGGTGCTGGTAAGTCATTCACCGTCAAACTTGAAGCTGTTCGCTCCATGATGACAGGCGCGGATGTACTTATTATAGACCCAGAGAATGAGTACCAACGCCTTAGTGATGCAGTGGGTGGTAGCTATATTCGTCTCAGTCTCAATTCTGACGTACGCATCAATCCATTCGACTTACCGAAAGTAATCGACACCGACGAGGCTGATGATGCACTGCGAGCCAACTTAGTAACACTTCATGGTCTTCTGCGCCTCATGCTTGGTGGAGCCACCGCTACAAATACCAATGTCACCCTCAGCCCTGAAGAAGAGGCTGATCTAGATCAAGCATTAATCGACACTTATGCGCGCTTAGGCATCACAAGCGATCCACTTACACACAACAGCATGCCGCCAACCATGGCTGATCTCTACGATACACTACTCCACATGGGGGGTTCTGGTCCAAAACTTGCGCAGCGCCTACGCAAATATACCTCTGGTACCTTTGCAGGTATCTTCAGTCAGCAAAGCAATATAGAGATCAACAATGCGATGGTAGTGTTTAATATTCGCGACTTGGAAGATGAGCTACGTCCGGTGGCAATGTATATCGTCCTGAGCCATATCTGGAATATCACCAGGTCGCAACGCAAAAAACGCATGTTAATCGTGGACGAGGCGTGGCAGCTCATGAAATACGAGGATTCCGCCAACTTCCTCTTTAGTCTTGCTAAACGTGCACGTAAATATTACCTTGGCATCACCACTATCACCCAGGACGTCGAAGACTTTATGGGCAGTAAGATGGGTCGTGCTATCGTGGCAAACTCATCTATGCAGCTGCTTCTCAAACAGTCAGCCAGTGCAGTGGATGTACTCAGTAACGTGTTCAAGCTCACCGAAGAGGAAATGAAGCGTCTCTCTAACTTCCCAGTGGGTCAAGGGCTCTTCTTTGCCGGCCAAAATCACGTTCATATTCAAGTTATCGCTAGCCAGACAGAAACACAGCTCGTCAGTACAAACCCCGTAGAACAGCTCAAGCAGCAGCAGCAACAACAGCAACCTGGTCAAACCCAATAA
- a CDS encoding PrgI family protein, producing the protein MAVYKVPQDVEADDKLLGPFSFRQFIYLIIVAMAIGVGYVLSQIFVGLVVIVLPVIVFFGALALPLKKDQPMEAYLGALISFYFLKPRKRFWQPDGLDSLIEITAPKTLEPELTKDISQDEAKRRLGYLTDIVESEGWAVRGVGVQQQGIASMNEASYNEAISTEDILDDTTVEAQKIDQILDTRDEEGMEQVRTNFQQQMAAPPPETVPQLQYNPYPPIHQTVVQPASTTTQTPDTSSTQSTSTNTPSPDIIKLIDNSDELTVDTVGKLAHRIEEKHGLPDEEVEISLH; encoded by the coding sequence ATGGCAGTGTACAAGGTACCCCAGGATGTTGAGGCGGACGATAAGCTCCTTGGGCCGTTTAGTTTCCGCCAGTTTATCTATCTCATCATTGTCGCAATGGCGATCGGAGTCGGGTATGTATTGTCACAGATTTTTGTCGGTCTGGTGGTAATAGTTCTACCGGTGATTGTTTTTTTTGGGGCGCTTGCGTTGCCGCTCAAAAAAGACCAACCGATGGAGGCATATCTAGGGGCGCTGATCTCTTTTTATTTTCTAAAACCTCGCAAACGCTTTTGGCAACCGGATGGTCTCGATTCTCTGATCGAGATCACTGCACCCAAGACTCTTGAGCCAGAACTCACCAAAGACATATCTCAAGATGAAGCTAAGCGGCGACTCGGCTATCTTACAGATATAGTAGAGTCTGAAGGCTGGGCGGTACGTGGAGTCGGCGTACAGCAACAAGGTATCGCGTCGATGAACGAAGCTTCTTACAACGAGGCTATCTCAACCGAGGATATTTTAGATGACACTACTGTTGAAGCCCAAAAAATCGACCAAATACTTGATACTAGGGATGAAGAGGGTATGGAGCAGGTACGAACCAACTTCCAGCAGCAAATGGCCGCACCCCCACCAGAGACAGTTCCTCAGTTACAATACAATCCTTATCCGCCCATTCATCAGACCGTGGTACAGCCCGCTTCCACTACCACTCAAACGCCAGACACATCCTCGACTCAAAGCACTAGCACTAACACCCCATCTCCTGATATAATCAAGCTCATAGATAATAGTGATGAACTCACGGTGGACACGGTAGGCAAGCTTGCTCATCGCATAGAAGAGAAGCATGGCCTACCGGACGAGGAAGTGGAGATATCACTACACTAA
- a CDS encoding type IV secretion system protein: MKRVDIKTSRKTFTHLIVSAFLGLFTTVFISTLTAGPAHALDCGEASGNYVTGYNGYKWDGCPGNANWDGDHLNYGGETFNKSGTPNGAVKGLGWEHYYDNDVTAGCSDYIAFNGSPETATKATVIPTHFGNGYGGGCALYNSAKKEITLNNGKGKNNQGSPSGTGANNEDITKENLEENVDEICKSVDPDNAQACRDKISNAFDECAKTPANKESEDKMLTCIAGKTGYPKDKLSGLFNPPDDAQVACKIQDGIGWIICPASSFLAKLTDGVFNFLEGFLRYDSLANQQSQDSLKTQWSNMRNLANVAFIGAFLVVIYSQITGAGLNTYSIKRLLPRIIIAAILVNISFWVCIVAVDLSNIIGANLKELIVSTGQTGAGAQTPSTFETVMAGVLGGTVVVAGIAASGALLGTLSFLLPVMLSALFAALTVILILVARQAIITILVVISPLAFVAYLLPNTSKWFDRWKDTFISMLLLYPFVALVFGGAQFAAGVVLLGDTGVLTQIFSLGLMAIPLFIIPAILKSTGGMLGKIGAISNDKTKGLLDRANNKGQQMLKRRQMRNAAGLYADKVNPPTGAWGKAKHIGRRVGSGSFVRDLNSKEKDARAEQALKYSQGEFNRDRLMSGANTGNARLDAVLQGQAVAGAHKAEDDVLKGLSYVMAEKTAEDLAKILDDKNTSAEEQAAALAQLIKIGDVADKTNQDGTTTPGYGKYINKTQEEAKGHANVITRATAGALSGSAYLGAANKAAISNGQMINPEQNVSSFNDMVSQQLAGGRLSANGLAGAGADEIAHIKDLAKNNQAIQQQVTGAAKNLQGSQAYTGVGKSKGSIDNFAKGNF, encoded by the coding sequence ATGAAAAGGGTAGATATTAAAACTAGCAGGAAAACATTCACTCATCTCATCGTGAGTGCCTTTTTGGGTCTGTTTACTACAGTATTCATTTCGACACTGACAGCGGGTCCAGCGCACGCCCTTGACTGTGGTGAAGCTAGCGGAAACTATGTTACCGGTTACAATGGCTATAAATGGGATGGTTGTCCCGGTAATGCAAACTGGGATGGAGATCACCTCAACTATGGTGGTGAAACATTTAATAAGAGTGGAACACCAAACGGAGCAGTAAAAGGTCTTGGATGGGAACACTACTATGACAATGATGTCACTGCCGGTTGCTCGGACTATATAGCCTTCAATGGATCACCAGAAACAGCCACGAAGGCTACTGTTATACCTACGCATTTTGGAAATGGTTACGGAGGCGGTTGTGCACTCTATAACTCGGCAAAAAAGGAAATCACCCTCAATAATGGCAAAGGTAAGAATAATCAAGGTTCTCCTAGTGGCACTGGGGCTAATAATGAAGATATCACCAAAGAAAATCTAGAAGAAAACGTCGACGAAATATGTAAAAGCGTCGATCCAGATAATGCCCAGGCGTGTCGAGATAAGATATCTAACGCATTTGACGAGTGCGCGAAGACACCAGCCAACAAAGAGTCAGAAGACAAAATGCTCACATGTATAGCAGGAAAAACTGGTTACCCAAAAGATAAGCTCTCCGGGTTGTTCAACCCCCCCGACGATGCCCAGGTCGCCTGTAAAATCCAAGACGGTATTGGTTGGATTATATGTCCTGCTTCGAGTTTTCTTGCCAAACTAACCGATGGGGTATTCAACTTCTTAGAGGGTTTTTTGCGCTATGATTCATTGGCAAATCAACAGAGTCAAGATTCGCTAAAAACCCAGTGGTCTAACATGCGTAACCTCGCAAACGTGGCATTTATCGGTGCGTTTCTAGTTGTCATCTATTCACAAATCACGGGAGCCGGACTCAACACATACAGCATCAAGCGACTACTGCCGCGTATCATTATCGCCGCGATTCTTGTCAATATATCTTTCTGGGTCTGTATTGTTGCGGTAGACCTCTCTAATATTATTGGCGCAAACCTCAAGGAACTCATAGTCTCCACAGGACAAACTGGTGCAGGAGCCCAAACGCCAAGTACGTTTGAGACCGTTATGGCCGGAGTGCTTGGCGGTACTGTCGTGGTGGCAGGTATCGCGGCGTCTGGTGCATTACTTGGCACACTATCATTTCTACTGCCAGTCATGCTCTCGGCACTTTTTGCTGCACTCACAGTCATCTTGATCCTCGTAGCCAGACAAGCGATAATCACTATACTGGTAGTCATCTCTCCGCTTGCATTTGTAGCCTATCTTTTGCCGAACACTTCTAAGTGGTTTGATCGCTGGAAAGATACCTTCATTTCCATGCTGCTGCTATACCCCTTTGTAGCCCTAGTGTTTGGTGGTGCCCAGTTTGCGGCCGGTGTAGTGCTACTTGGTGATACCGGTGTACTCACGCAGATATTCTCGCTAGGACTCATGGCAATTCCACTCTTTATCATCCCGGCAATACTCAAAAGCACCGGAGGTATGCTTGGTAAAATCGGTGCTATCTCAAACGACAAGACCAAAGGCCTACTCGATCGCGCAAACAACAAGGGCCAACAAATGCTCAAACGCCGCCAAATGCGCAACGCAGCCGGCCTCTATGCAGACAAGGTGAATCCACCGACTGGTGCATGGGGCAAGGCAAAGCATATTGGACGAAGGGTTGGATCAGGCTCGTTTGTGCGTGACCTCAATAGTAAAGAAAAAGACGCAAGAGCAGAACAAGCGCTCAAATACAGCCAGGGTGAGTTTAATCGCGACAGGCTAATGAGCGGTGCGAATACAGGAAATGCTCGACTTGATGCAGTACTTCAAGGGCAAGCCGTAGCTGGGGCACACAAAGCAGAGGACGATGTACTAAAAGGTTTGTCATATGTCATGGCAGAAAAGACTGCCGAAGATCTTGCGAAGATACTCGATGATAAAAATACTAGTGCAGAGGAACAAGCAGCAGCCTTGGCGCAATTGATTAAAATAGGCGATGTAGCAGACAAGACCAACCAAGACGGCACAACCACCCCTGGGTATGGCAAATATATCAATAAAACTCAAGAAGAGGCCAAAGGCCATGCAAACGTCATTACTCGTGCAACCGCCGGGGCTCTTTCTGGAAGCGCATACCTCGGAGCAGCCAATAAGGCAGCTATCTCTAACGGTCAAATGATCAATCCTGAGCAAAACGTTTCAAGCTTTAATGACATGGTCTCACAACAGCTTGCTGGCGGTAGGCTTTCGGCCAATGGTCTTGCAGGTGCTGGGGCAGACGAGATAGCACATATTAAAGATCTGGCCAAAAACAATCAGGCTATTCAGCAACAAGTTACGGGTGCAGCAAAAAACCTTCAAGGAAGCCAAGCCTACACTGGTGTTGGTAAATCCAAAGGCTCTATCGACAACTTTGCAAAGGGCAATTTTTAA
- a CDS encoding Mbov_0395 family pilin-like conjugal transfer protein: MYSIFAGLISGADVGLSGMQVADSTTAWNSLLNTVYSIAGIVAVLVIIVAGIYYATSNGDAGNIQRAKNAILYSVIGIIVIIMAFTITQFVIGRAAG; encoded by the coding sequence ATGTATAGTATTTTTGCAGGTCTCATCAGTGGGGCGGATGTCGGACTTAGTGGTATGCAGGTTGCCGATTCTACCACCGCGTGGAATAGCCTTCTTAATACGGTTTATTCTATCGCTGGTATTGTAGCAGTACTAGTGATCATAGTAGCTGGCATCTACTATGCAACTTCAAATGGTGATGCTGGCAATATCCAGCGTGCCAAAAATGCTATCCTCTACTCCGTAATTGGTATAATTGTGATTATTATGGCATTTACAATTACGCAGTTTGTTATCGGACGAGCAGCCGGGTGA
- a CDS encoding Mbov_0395 family pilin-like conjugal transfer protein → MKQIFLTIAVVVGLAGGTLLFASHADALNAWGACSNGGSGAVCSASGSDDFSKTMQNIINMMLYVLGVIAVIAIIIGGIRYATANGDASHIKQAKDTILYAVIGLIVAIMAGAIVNFVVGRF, encoded by the coding sequence ATGAAGCAGATTTTTCTTACAATTGCAGTAGTCGTCGGTCTTGCAGGAGGTACGCTCCTCTTCGCAAGCCATGCGGACGCGTTAAATGCGTGGGGTGCATGTAGTAACGGTGGTAGTGGTGCGGTTTGTAGTGCAAGTGGTTCGGACGACTTCAGCAAAACTATGCAAAACATCATCAACATGATGCTGTATGTACTTGGTGTTATTGCCGTAATTGCTATCATCATTGGCGGTATTCGCTATGCAACCGCCAACGGCGATGCGAGTCATATTAAGCAGGCTAAGGATACTATCCTCTATGCTGTTATTGGGCTCATCGTGGCAATCATGGCCGGGGCGATAGTAAACTTTGTAGTTGGACGTTTTTAG
- a CDS encoding pilin: MKTKYTHKLKSATGVLTAAFAVATAYTSNAFASAASEIGSGANSTGQTSGVTFQQGVTTVTNILLFLIGLVAVIMIIIGGIRYTTSNGDASQTKAAKDTILYAIVGLVVAIMAYAIVSWVVKTFV; the protein is encoded by the coding sequence ATGAAGACAAAATACACACATAAACTAAAAAGTGCGACAGGTGTACTTACTGCTGCATTTGCAGTTGCAACGGCCTACACTAGCAATGCCTTTGCGAGTGCAGCGAGTGAGATTGGGAGTGGCGCGAATTCTACCGGCCAGACAAGCGGGGTTACATTTCAGCAGGGGGTTACGACAGTAACAAATATCCTACTGTTCCTTATTGGTCTTGTGGCCGTGATTATGATCATCATCGGTGGTATTCGCTACACTACATCTAACGGAGACGCAAGCCAGACAAAAGCAGCCAAGGACACTATTTTGTATGCTATTGTCGGACTTGTTGTCGCAATCATGGCGTATGCAATTGTGAGCTGGGTTGTTAAAACCTTTGTGTAG
- a CDS encoding pilin produces MKQQVKSLATQAQYYMAVVFATLSFALAGLFMLAPAAHAADCNTQGGDNLSISAGVNCAQGKDQPTELFGDQGIFTTVTNVLLFLIGAVSVIMLIIGGIRYTISNGDQGAVTSAKNTILYAIIGLVVAILSFAAVSFVTGQFSSEQ; encoded by the coding sequence ATGAAACAACAAGTAAAATCTCTCGCGACGCAGGCGCAGTACTATATGGCGGTGGTGTTTGCGACACTGAGTTTCGCACTTGCCGGTTTGTTCATGTTGGCTCCAGCTGCGCATGCAGCAGATTGTAACACCCAAGGCGGTGATAATCTTAGTATCTCGGCAGGTGTTAACTGTGCACAAGGTAAGGATCAACCGACAGAACTGTTTGGCGATCAAGGTATCTTCACCACTGTCACCAACGTACTATTGTTCTTGATCGGTGCGGTCAGTGTGATTATGCTGATCATTGGTGGTATTCGCTATACTATTTCAAACGGTGATCAGGGTGCAGTTACTTCTGCTAAGAACACGATTCTCTATGCGATTATCGGACTTGTCGTCGCAATCCTATCGTTTGCAGCCGTCTCATTCGTGACTGGTCAGTTCTCGTCAGAGCAATAG
- a CDS encoding Hsp20/alpha crystallin family protein — MARKKDDDLLIEDELAAAFLNDDDLTQTPQDDYVQPAAQPAPLDEPEEDDFPGQLAVDVYETNDELVIKARTAGVNKDDLDVSISEGILTISGTLSSGDESEANNWHIQECYWGEFSRTLALPLAVKEDEAKAALKDGVLTISFPKVVQEQAKKIQIM, encoded by the coding sequence ATGGCCCGTAAAAAAGACGACGATTTACTAATCGAAGACGAACTGGCGGCTGCATTTCTGAACGACGACGATCTGACCCAAACACCTCAGGACGACTACGTTCAACCAGCAGCCCAACCAGCACCACTCGACGAACCCGAGGAAGATGACTTCCCAGGGCAACTCGCCGTGGATGTATATGAAACAAATGACGAGCTTGTTATCAAAGCCCGTACCGCAGGTGTCAACAAAGACGACCTCGATGTCAGTATTAGTGAGGGTATTCTGACAATTAGCGGTACACTGAGCAGCGGTGACGAATCTGAGGCCAACAACTGGCATATTCAGGAATGCTACTGGGGTGAGTTTAGCCGTACACTAGCATTACCCCTGGCTGTCAAAGAAGACGAGGCCAAGGCTGCGCTCAAAGACGGTGTACTAACTATCAGTTTCCCGAAAGTAGTACAAGAGCAGGCAAAGAAGATTCAGATTATGTAA
- a CDS encoding ComF family protein yields the protein MSCPELAGVQQCVLAERRDVLACLLDDYKFGYKREASHIIARVFDEYVPYLPTNTHVVPVPTSTAHIRKRGFDHTYDITRYFAARRNLGHSSLLVRCHNYSQVGASRAERKRQAQSAYKLRVDYLDSDTCYAVCDDIVTTGASMLAAVGRLREAGAEKLVAIALLQQPWK from the coding sequence ATGTCTTGCCCGGAGCTGGCAGGTGTGCAGCAGTGCGTGCTGGCCGAACGTCGCGATGTGTTGGCATGTCTACTCGACGACTATAAATTTGGCTATAAGCGCGAAGCATCTCATATCATTGCGCGGGTCTTCGATGAATATGTGCCATATTTGCCTACTAATACACATGTCGTCCCTGTCCCTACTTCAACGGCACATATCCGCAAGCGCGGCTTTGATCATACGTACGATATTACGCGATATTTTGCGGCGCGCCGTAATCTTGGACATTCCTCCCTACTGGTCCGCTGTCATAACTACTCTCAGGTGGGCGCAAGTCGTGCCGAGCGCAAGCGACAAGCGCAGTCGGCATATAAATTGCGTGTAGATTACCTCGACAGCGACACATGTTATGCTGTATGCGATGACATTGTCACTACTGGCGCATCTATGCTCGCAGCAGTCGGTAGATTGCGCGAGGCTGGTGCTGAGAAGCTTGTGGCGATAGCGCTCTTGCAACAACCCTGGAAATAA